In one window of Macrobrachium nipponense isolate FS-2020 chromosome 2, ASM1510439v2, whole genome shotgun sequence DNA:
- the LOC135220703 gene encoding keratin, type II cytoskeletal 2 epidermal-like, producing the protein MMSKTIIAALAVVLLGIVAADPVAEPETKADPRFHSGFHRGFGGFGGFGGHFGGHGFGYGGYRGKRSPVAEPEAMAVAVADPEAEADPGHFGGFHRGLGGFGWFGGFGGHGGYRGKGSPVAEPGFVHGRFHRGFGGFGGFGDHGLGYGGYRGKRSPVAEPEREAEPGFGYGGFHGGFGRGFGGFSNFGGGRFYD; encoded by the coding sequence ACGATTATCGCCGCCTTAGCAGTGGTCCTTTTGGGGATAGTAGCAGCTGATCCTGTTGCTGAACCGGAAACCAAAGCTGATCCTAGATTCCACAGCGGATTTCACAGAGGCTTCGGAGGATTTGGTGGTTTTGGTGGCCATTTCGGTGGACATGGATTCGGATATGGAGGCTACCGTGGAAAGAGGAGCccagtagctgagcctgaagcCATGGCTGTGGCTGTGGCTGACCCAGAAGCTGAAGCCGATCCAGGTCACTTTGGAGGATTCCACCGTGGACTTGGAGGATTTGGATGGTTTGGTGGATTTGGCGGACATGGTGGGTACCGTGGAAAGGGCAGTCCAGTAGCTGAGCCTGGATTTGTTCATGGAAGATTCCATAGAGGCTTTGGAGGATTTGGCGGATTTGGTGACCACGGATTGGGATATGGAGGCTACCGTGGAAAGAGGAGCCCAGTAGCTGAACCTGAACGCGAAGCTGAACCTGGATTCGGTTATGGCGGATTCCATGGAGGTTTTGGAAGAGGCTTTGGCGGATTCAGTAATTTTGGTGGAGGCAGATTTTATGATTAG